A stretch of Arctopsyche grandis isolate Sample6627 chromosome 9, ASM5162203v2, whole genome shotgun sequence DNA encodes these proteins:
- the P5CS gene encoding delta[1]-pyrroline-5-carboxylate synthase has protein sequence MIGQYSLSKLPMRANALFKSLYAKPIAIAGSQTDTCRFYATKNPEGTPLERSLQTTERKQATFSDRSQLKYARRLVIKLGSAVITREDHNGLALGRLASIVEQVAECQNEGRECIMVTSGAVAFGKQKLTQELLMSLSMRETLSPKDHTREDAFSILDPRAAAAVGQSGLMSLYDAMFAQYGVKIAQVLVTKPDFYNEQTRKNLFTTLSELISLNIVPIVNTNDAVSPPMFIKDDAEVAGSGTKRGISIKDNDSLAAMLSAEIQSDLLILMSDVDGIYNKPPWEDGARMMHTYTSDDRHSIEFGHKSKVGTGGMDSKVNAATWALDRGVSVVICNGMQDKAIKTIISGRKVGTFFTDTASGGTAPVDILAENARQGSRLLQGLSPADRASVVNTLADLLVSKQADILEANSKDLTEATKSGLAKPLLSRLSLTPSKLKSLAVGLKQIADSSHQNVGRVLRRTRLADGLELTQITVPIGVLLVIFESRPDSLPQVAALAIASGNGLLLKGGKEASHSNKALMELVKEALDTVGCSTAVSLVSTREEISDLLSMEKHIDLIIPRGSSELVRSIQTQSQHIPVLGHAEGICHVYVDKEADISKAMKIVRDSKCDYPAACNAMETLLIHEDHITQGNFFNDVCNMLKKEGVKIHAGPKLSQMLTFGPPAAKSMKHEYGALECCIEVVKNMDDAIEHIHRFGSNHTDVIVTENDFLATSFQRQVDSACVFHNASSRFADGFRFGLGAEVGISTARIHARGPVGVEGLLTTKWVLKGTDHAAAEFGDGGSRTWIHESLPVD, from the exons atgatcgGTCAATATTCGCTAAGCAAATTGCCGATGAGGGCAAACGCTCTTTTCAAATCTTTGTATGCGAAACCGATAGCTATCGCCGGTTCCCAAACGGATACGTGCCGATTCTATGCTACGAAAAATCCAGAG ggAACTCCACTCGAACGCTCGCTTCAAACGACAGAACGAAAACAAGCAACATTCTCAGACAGATCACAGCTCAAATATGCCAGAAGATTAGTTATCAAATTGGGCAGTGCAGTCATTACTAGAGAAGATCATAATGGATTAGCACTTGGAAGACTCGCTTCCATTGTCGAACAA GTAGCTGAATGTCAAAATGAGGGACGAGAATGCATAATGGTCACCAGTGGTGCTGTGGCTTTCGGTAAGCAAAAGCTCACCCAAGAATTGCTTATGTCCCTGTCGATGAGGGAAACTCTTTCACCAAAAGACCACACTAGAGAA GATGCATTTAGTATTTTGGATCCGAGAGCCGCAGCAGCCGTCGGACAATCCGGTCTCATGTCATTGTACGATGCTATGTTTGCTCAATACGGAGTCAAAATTGCACAG gTTCTCGTGACCAAACCTGATTTTTACAATGAACAAactagaaaaaatcttttcactACTCTGTCAGAGTTAATATCATTGAACATTGTTCCAATAGTCAACACTAACGACGCTGTTAGTCCACCAATGTTCATTAAAGACGATGCCGAAGTTGCTGGATCAGGAACAAAGAGG ggAATCAGCATAAAAGATAACGACAGCTTAGCCGCCATGCTTTCGGCTGAAATTCAATCAGATTTGCTGATTTTGATGTCCGACGTTGACGGCATCTATAATAAACCACCTTGGGAAGATGGTGCCAGAATGATGCACACCTACACCTCAGACGATCGTCATTCAATTGAATTCGGACACAAATCGAag GTCGGCACTGGAGGTATGGATTCTAAAGTGAACGCTGCTACTTGGGCATTAGATAGAGGCGTCAGTGTTGTCATTTGTAATGGAATGCAAGATAAAGCGATTAAAACTATAATAAGTGGAAGAAAAGTGGGTACTTTCTTTACTGATACAGCATCCGGAGGAACTGCACCTGTTGACATTTTGGCTGAAAATG CTCGTCAAGGAAGTCGACTTCTTCAAGGACTTTCACCTGCTGATCGGGCATCTGTGGTAAACACCCTCGCTGATCTGCTTGTATCAAAACAGGCTGATATACTAGAAGCCAATTCGAAGGACTTAACCGAAGCAACCAAGTCCGGCCTAGCAAAGCCGCTCCTCTCAAGATTGTCGCTTACACCATCCAAACTGAAAAGTCTAGCAGTTGGTCTGAAGCAAATTGCTGACTCCAGTCATCAAAATGTAGGAAGAGTTCTAAGAAGAACTAGATTAGCAGACGGTCTCGAATTGACCCAAATCACTGTACCGATTGGAGTTTTACTCGTCATATTTGAATCTCGTCCAGATTCCCTACCGCAAGTAGCCGCTCTTGCAATCGCATCTGGCAATGGACTTTTGCTCAAAGGTGGCAAAGAGGCTTCCCATTCCAACAAAGCACTCATGGAGCTCGTGAAAGAAGCACTTGATACCGTCGGTTGTTCAACTGCCGTATCGTTAGTATCGACCCGAGAAGAAATCAGCGACTTACTATCGATGGAAAAACACATCGATCTTATAATCCCACGTGGTTCTTCGGAATTAGTACGTAGCATACAGACTCAATCGCAGCATATACCAGTTCTCGGCCACGCTGAAGGCATTTGCCACGTGTATGTAGACAAAGAAGCAGATATCAGCAAAGCCATGAAAATAGTACGCGATTCAAAATGCGACTACCCAGCCGCTTGTAACGCCATGGAAACTCTATTGATCCACGAAGATCATATAACTCAAGGCAACTTCTTCAATGACGTGTGCAACATGTTGAAGAAAGAGGGAGTTAAAATCCACGCCGGACCCAAACTATCTCAAATGCTCACATTCGGTCCACCTGCAGCAAAGAGCATGAAGCACGAATACGGAGCATTAGAATGTTGCATCGAAGTAGTGAAAAATATGGACGATGCTATAGAACATATTCATAGGTTCGGAAGCAATCACACCGATGTCATCGTCACTGAAAACG ATTTCTTGGCAACAAGCTTCCAACGTCAAGTAGACAGTGCGTGTGTCTTCCACAATGCCAGTTCAAGATTCGCCGATGGATTCAGATTTGGACTCGGTGCTGAAGTGGGAATTTCAACAGCTAGAATTCATGCCAGAGGACCTGTAGGTGTTGAAGGCCTGCTCACTACTAAATGGGTTCTCA